Proteins encoded within one genomic window of [Enterobacter] lignolyticus SCF1:
- a CDS encoding exoribonuclease II — protein MFQDNPLLAQLKQQLHSQTPRAEGVVKGTEKGFGFLEVDAQKSYFIPPPQMKKVMHGDRIIAVIHSEKDKESAEPEELVEPFLTRFVGKVQKKDDRLSIVPDHPLLKDAIPCRPVRELSHDFKAGDWAVAEMRRHPLKGDRGFYAELTQFITFGDDHFVPWWVTLARHNLEKEAPNGVATEMQDEGLERRDLTALDFVTIDSASTEDMDDALYAEETADGKLQLTVAIADPTAWIVEGSKLDNAAKVRAFTNYLPGFNIPMLPRELSDDLCSLRPNEVRPVLACRMTIAADGAIEDSIDFFAATIESKAKLAYDDVSDWLDKTGAWQPENERIARQITLLQRICLQRGEWRHHHALVFKDRPDYRFVLGEKGEVLDIVAEPRRIANRIVEESMIAANICAARVLRDRLGFGIYNVHTGFDSAKTEQLAELMKTHDVHVDPQEVLTLEGFCKLRRELDAMPTGFLDSRIRRFQSFAEISTEPGPHFGLGLEAYATWTSPIRKYGDMINHRLLKAIIKGEPANRPQDDVTVQMAERRRLNRMAERDVADWLYARFLNNKAGTDTRFAAEIIDISRGGMRVRLVDNGAVAFIPAPFLHAVRDEMVCSQENGTVQIKGETVYKVTDVIDVVIAEVRMETRSIIARPFQA, from the coding sequence ATGTTTCAGGACAACCCGCTGCTTGCACAGCTAAAACAGCAACTTCATTCCCAGACTCCTCGCGCTGAAGGGGTCGTAAAAGGCACTGAAAAAGGCTTCGGCTTTCTTGAAGTCGATGCCCAGAAAAGCTACTTCATTCCGCCGCCGCAAATGAAAAAAGTGATGCACGGCGACCGCATTATCGCCGTCATTCACTCTGAGAAAGATAAAGAAAGCGCCGAGCCGGAAGAGCTTGTTGAACCTTTCCTGACCCGTTTCGTCGGTAAAGTGCAGAAAAAAGACGATCGTCTGTCTATCGTGCCGGATCATCCGCTGCTGAAAGATGCAATCCCGTGCCGTCCGGTGCGTGAGCTGTCCCACGACTTTAAAGCGGGCGACTGGGCCGTGGCCGAAATGCGCCGCCATCCGCTGAAGGGCGACCGTGGCTTCTACGCCGAGCTGACGCAGTTCATTACCTTTGGCGACGACCACTTCGTCCCGTGGTGGGTCACTCTGGCGCGCCACAACCTGGAAAAAGAAGCGCCGAACGGCGTTGCCACCGAGATGCAGGATGAAGGCCTTGAGCGCCGCGACCTGACGGCGCTCGACTTTGTGACCATCGACAGCGCCAGTACGGAAGATATGGACGATGCGCTGTACGCGGAAGAGACCGCCGACGGCAAACTGCAGCTTACCGTCGCCATCGCTGACCCAACGGCGTGGATTGTCGAAGGCAGCAAGCTCGACAACGCCGCCAAAGTGCGCGCGTTCACCAACTACCTGCCGGGCTTTAACATCCCGATGCTGCCGCGCGAGCTGTCGGACGACCTGTGCTCTCTGCGCCCCAACGAGGTCCGCCCGGTTCTCGCCTGCCGTATGACCATCGCGGCCGACGGCGCAATCGAAGATTCTATCGACTTCTTTGCCGCGACCATCGAATCGAAAGCCAAACTGGCCTACGACGATGTGTCCGACTGGCTGGATAAAACCGGCGCATGGCAGCCGGAAAACGAGCGCATTGCCCGTCAAATTACCCTGCTGCAGCGCATCTGCCTGCAGCGCGGCGAGTGGCGTCACCATCATGCGCTGGTGTTCAAAGACCGCCCGGACTACCGCTTCGTTCTGGGTGAAAAAGGCGAAGTGCTGGATATCGTCGCCGAGCCGCGCCGTATTGCCAACCGCATCGTCGAAGAGTCAATGATTGCCGCCAACATCTGCGCCGCCCGCGTGCTGCGCGACAGGCTCGGTTTTGGCATCTACAACGTGCATACCGGCTTCGATTCCGCCAAGACCGAACAGCTGGCTGAACTGATGAAAACCCACGACGTGCACGTCGATCCGCAGGAGGTGCTGACGCTGGAAGGGTTCTGTAAGCTGCGCCGCGAGCTCGACGCAATGCCGACGGGCTTCCTTGACAGCCGCATTCGCCGCTTCCAGTCCTTCGCGGAAATCAGCACCGAGCCTGGCCCGCACTTCGGCCTCGGACTTGAAGCTTACGCGACCTGGACCTCGCCGATTCGTAAATACGGCGACATGATCAACCATCGTCTGCTGAAAGCCATCATCAAAGGCGAGCCGGCGAACCGTCCGCAGGACGACGTTACCGTACAGATGGCCGAGCGCCGTCGTCTGAACCGTATGGCCGAGCGCGACGTTGCCGACTGGCTGTACGCCCGCTTCCTGAACAACAAGGCAGGCACCGATACCCGCTTTGCCGCTGAGATTATCGATATCAGCCGCGGCGGTATGCGCGTGCGCCTGGTGGATAACGGCGCAGTGGCGTTTATCCCGGCTCCGTTCCTGCATGCCGTTCGCGATGAAATGGTGTGCAGCCAGGAAAACGGTACGGTACAGATCAAAGGCGAAACCGTTTACAAAGTGACCGACGTGATTGACGTCGTTATCGCTGAGGTTCGAATGGAAACCCGCAGTATTATCGCGCGACCGTTCCAGGCCTAA
- the pdeR gene encoding cyclic di-GMP phosphodiesterase has protein sequence MAEEMEQNLLLQHLGTASPYWRLASGSNALHLAANEETESRQVVALSTEQANSIREMTVITSSLTLKIDLFGDSVPVHLVGRKINKSHWAGTASAWYDTHSVARDLQQGLSFAEQVVSEANSAIVILDRHGNIQRFNRLCEEYTGLKEHEVIGQNVFKLFMSPAEAAASRRHISGFFRNGSSYEIERWIKTRKGQRLFLFRNKFVHSGSGKNEIYLICSGTDITEERRAQERLRVLANTDTITGLPNRNAINDMISEAIATRDETQVGIVYLDLDNFKKVNDAYGHMFGDQLLQSVALSILSCLEEGQTLARLGGDEFIVLATNTSQGALEAMASRILNRLREPFRIGLIEVYSGCSLGISLAPQHGSDRESLIRNADTAMYTAKEGGRGKFCVFLPEMNKRVFEYLWLDTNLRKALDADQLVIHYQPKITWRGEVRSLEALVRWESPERGLIPPAGFISYAEESGLIVPLGRWVMLDVVRQVALWRDKGINLRVAVNVSARQLADQTIFSDLRQALKDLNFEYCPIDVELTESCLIENEELAHSVIQQFSALGAQIHLDDFGTGYSSLSQLARFPIDAIKLDQDFVRDVHKHPVAQSLVRAIVAVAQALNLQVIAEGVENAKEDAFLTKNGVNERQGFFFAKPMPAAVFERWMKRRQLRKVR, from the coding sequence ATGGCTGAGGAAATGGAGCAAAACCTGCTATTGCAGCATCTGGGTACAGCCAGTCCTTACTGGCGGCTTGCCAGCGGCAGCAATGCGCTGCATCTTGCCGCCAACGAAGAAACCGAATCCCGTCAGGTGGTCGCGCTCAGTACGGAGCAGGCAAACAGCATCCGCGAGATGACGGTCATTACCTCAAGCCTTACGCTCAAAATCGACCTTTTTGGCGATTCGGTGCCGGTTCATCTTGTCGGGCGGAAGATCAATAAGTCGCACTGGGCGGGGACGGCGTCGGCCTGGTATGACACCCACTCCGTCGCCCGCGACCTGCAGCAGGGGCTCTCCTTTGCTGAACAGGTGGTCTCCGAGGCCAACTCCGCCATCGTCATTCTCGACCGCCACGGCAACATTCAGCGCTTCAACCGCCTGTGCGAAGAGTACACCGGGCTGAAGGAGCATGAGGTTATCGGGCAAAACGTTTTTAAGCTGTTTATGAGCCCGGCCGAAGCCGCCGCCTCCCGCCGCCATATTTCCGGTTTTTTCCGTAACGGCAGCTCGTACGAAATCGAACGCTGGATCAAAACCCGCAAAGGCCAGCGGCTGTTTTTATTTCGCAATAAGTTCGTGCACAGCGGCAGCGGGAAAAACGAAATTTACCTGATCTGCTCCGGGACCGATATCACCGAAGAGCGGCGCGCCCAGGAGCGCCTGCGGGTACTGGCCAATACCGATACCATCACCGGGCTGCCCAACCGCAACGCGATCAATGACATGATTAGCGAAGCCATTGCCACCCGGGACGAAACCCAGGTCGGGATTGTCTATCTGGACCTGGATAACTTCAAAAAGGTCAACGACGCCTACGGACATATGTTCGGCGACCAGCTGCTGCAGTCGGTGGCGCTCTCGATATTAAGCTGCCTTGAAGAGGGCCAGACGCTGGCGCGCCTTGGCGGCGACGAGTTTATCGTTCTGGCGACCAACACCTCGCAGGGGGCGCTGGAGGCGATGGCCTCGCGGATCCTCAACCGCCTGCGCGAACCGTTTCGTATTGGCCTTATCGAAGTCTACTCCGGCTGCTCGCTGGGCATTTCGCTCGCTCCGCAGCACGGCAGCGATCGGGAAAGCCTGATTCGCAATGCCGATACCGCAATGTATACCGCCAAAGAGGGCGGTCGCGGCAAGTTCTGCGTATTTCTGCCGGAAATGAATAAACGGGTGTTTGAGTATTTATGGCTCGACACGAACCTGCGTAAGGCGCTGGATGCTGACCAGCTGGTTATCCACTATCAGCCGAAAATCACCTGGCGCGGCGAGGTGCGCAGCCTGGAAGCGCTGGTGCGCTGGGAATCGCCGGAGCGCGGACTTATCCCTCCCGCGGGGTTTATCTCCTATGCCGAGGAGTCCGGCCTGATTGTGCCGCTCGGGCGCTGGGTCATGCTCGACGTTGTGCGGCAGGTCGCCCTCTGGCGCGATAAGGGCATTAACCTGCGGGTCGCCGTCAACGTTTCGGCCCGCCAGCTGGCCGACCAGACCATCTTTAGCGATCTCCGCCAGGCGCTGAAGGATCTCAACTTCGAATACTGCCCTATCGATGTCGAGCTGACGGAGAGCTGTCTGATTGAAAACGAAGAGCTGGCCCACTCGGTTATCCAGCAGTTCAGCGCGCTGGGCGCGCAGATCCATCTGGACGATTTTGGCACCGGATATTCATCGCTGTCCCAGCTCGCCCGCTTTCCCATCGACGCCATTAAGCTCGACCAGGATTTCGTGCGCGATGTGCACAAGCATCCGGTCGCGCAGTCGCTGGTCCGGGCCATCGTTGCCGTGGCGCAGGCGCTGAACCTGCAGGTGATTGCGGAAGGGGTTGAGAACGCCAAAGAGGACGCGTTTCTGACCAAAAACGGGGTTAACGAACGGCAGGGCTTTTTCTTTGCCAAACCGATGCCAGCCGCGGTTTTTGAGCGCTGGATGAAGCGCCGCCAGCTGCGCAAGGTGAGGTAG